CGTTGCTGGATGGGTTCGAGCTCCAGCGCGGCGAGCAGCTCGGCCTCCTCGAAGCTGCCCTTGCTGACCCTGCCCCCGCGGAAGCAGCGTTCACTCAGCGTGACACAGCCCATGTGCAGACTGTCCAGACGCAACGGCCGGAAGCCCTCGCCGATGATGAGTTCGGTGCTGCCACCACCGATGTCCACCACCAGCCGCCGACCCTCGTCCACGGCCAGGCTGTGGGCCACGCCGAGGTAGATCAGGCGCGCCTCCTCGACGCCGGCGATGATCTCGATGGGATGACCCAGGGCCTGCTGGGCCGCCTCGATGAAGTCCGGGTCGCGCGCCTGGCGCAGGGTGTTGGTGCCGACCACGCGCACACTGTCCGGACCGAGTTCACGCAGCCGCTGGCCGAAGCGCTGCAGGCATTCGATGGCCCGCCGGCGCACCTCGGAACTGAGGCGCAGACCACGCCCCAGCCCGGCCGCCAGGCGCACCGGATCACGCAGCCGGTCGACGATCCGCAGCTGCCCATCCTGCAGGCGCGCAACGATCAGGTGAAAGCTGTTGGAACCGAGGTCGACTGCCGCGATGGGCGCGGGCGCGGTGGTGTCTGGCGCAGTCAATGGACCCACCCTGTTACGAGCTTGTGGGCATGTGGACAGGCCCCGCTCTGTGAGCTACGACACGAATCGGCGATGCCGGGCCGGTACTATACCAGTCGCAGGTACGGTGAACCACGGACGCTGGACACAGCGGCCGCCCGATCCGCTTGCACCGATCCTGGCATTATATTTGCTTTCGACATTCTGCCGTCTGATTTCCGGCATAAGGGAACGCCTTGGGAGGAATCGATATGACGATGGAACACCGTTGGAGTGAGCGAAAACCGATCGAATTGGATGTCGCGCTGTTCTACGCGCCGGTCGGGGTCATCACCGGCAAGACTCGCGACGTCAGTCTGGAAGGCATGTACGTCCAGACCGAAGGCGTGCAACTGCCGCTGCATGCCGAACTCGAGATCTCGTTCGTTACAGAGACGAGCAACGGCGCACGCCGCGAGCACCACCTGCCCGCCTGCGTCGTGCACGGCGACGGCGTCGGCGTCGGCCTCATGCTGCGGCACATGAGCTACGGCGATTTCTACGCCCTGCGCCATATGCTGACGGCCACACCGGCCTCGCTACAGCACGCGGTCACAACACAGTAATAAATAACGGCCAGGGCGCGCGTGGCCGCCGCAATGATCGCAAGCGGCTGCCACACCCGCTAGGAACCTGTCGGACTTGGGGCTGATCTACTGCGCCAGTGGGATAGCAGTCCATTTTCCCGGTCCTGCTCGTCAAATAGCTACGGCTATGCTCCTCGAAGGATCGAAAAAAATGACCTCGCTCTCCCACCCGGCTCGCTACGATCGCCCAAGTCCAACAGGCTCCTAGAAGTCCAGCTGCGCACGCATCAGGAAGATCCCGGGATCATCGTTGCCGGCGTTGTCGTCGGTATCGACGCCGATGTAGTTGAACATCAGACGAGCGTTCGCATTCATGTAGTAGTTCACGCCCAGCGTCCAGTTATCCATCTCGCCGCCGGTGACCACGCCGTCGTTCAGGTTCAGGTTGCTGTAGCGCGCCGCGAGTTCCCAGGCACCAGATTTGGCAGTGGGCTTGACGCGGCCGAAGCGGCCCTTGCTGGCGTTGTAGGGACGGGACTCGCCGGTCAGGAACCAGCTGCCGAACACGTAGTAACCGTCGAAGTCGGTGTCCGGATTGCCGGCCTCGCGCAACACGCTGACCGCCAGGTATTCGGCCTGCAGCGAGAATGGACCCTGCACCAGGGCGGCCTCCAGGCCGTATTTGCTGATGTCGTCGACACCGCTCAGGCTGCCGGTGTCGATCAGACGGCCGCCATCGACGTTGGCCTCCGGGCGGGCACGGAAGCGCGCCGCATCGTCACCCAGCCGCGGGCTTTCCATGCTGGCCGCGACGCCCAGGTGCAGGGCACGGGTAGCGGACGCCCAGGGTGCGAAGGTCAGACGTCCACCGACGCCGAAGCCCTCGTCATCGACCGTGTCCTCGCCCACGTTGCGGCCGTAGACGCTGGCGGCGAAAGAATAGTTGTCGCCGCCGGTGTTGTAGCCCACGCCGATGCGGCGCGAGGTGGCGAGATTGTTGATCGAGGCGCGCTCGATGAAGGTGGTGTAGTTGGAACTGGTCAGCTCTTCCAGGCTCAGCGGCTGCTTGAACTGGCCGATGGTGATGCCCCAGGGCTTGTACTTTATGTAGAGATCCTTCGCGGCGACATCGTCCTCGGCGAAATCATACTGTGCCTTGAAGGCCCAGTCCCTGTAGATCGTGCCGCTCAAGAACAGGCGCGCGCGGCGGAACTTGGTGCCGTCCTCCAGATCGCTCCGGTCGTCGTCGTGGAAGGCGGCGTCCAGGTGGATGCGGCCGCCGGTGCGGAACATGAAGTTGCCGTCGTCGGTCTCGACCTTCAGGCCGCCCTTGGTGCTGACCTTGACATCGGCCTGCGCGGGCGCCAGGACGGTCGACAGCACGGCCGCCGCTGCGATGAGTTTCTTCTGCATGTGAAATCTCCGATCGTTGCTCTGTGGGATTCATGGATCGCCGCGCCTTTCCAGCGGCAGCGGGGCGCAGTCTAGGAAGCGCGCATGACAGCCGTGTGACGAACGCATGGCGATCGGATGACAGAGCAACAGGCGCCGCCTGTATGCGACATCGATGACGGGCGCACCACGAAAAACCCCCGCGTAAGCGGGGGTCTGGAATTACGGACGGGATCGGATCGAGGTCGCTTACTGCAGCTTTTTCAGCTCCGCCTCGACCACCTTGGCGGGCATCGGGATATAGCCATCCTTGACGACCACTTGCTGACCGGCCTTCGACAGCACCAACTTGAGAAACTCGTGCTCCAGCGGCGGCAGTGGCTGGTTCGGATGCTTGTTGACGTAGACGTACAGGAAACGTGACAACGGGTACTCACCCGTGATGGCCTTCTCCGCGGTCGCCTCGACGAAGGGGCTGCCGGTCTTCTTCGCCAGCGGCACGGCCTTCACGCCGGAGGTGACGTAGCCGATACCGGAGTAGCCGATGCTGTTGACGGTGGTCGACACCGACTGCACCACCGAGGCCGAGCCGGGCTGCTCGCTGACGTTGTTCCTGAAGTCACCCTTGCACAGCGCGTGATCCTTGAAGTAGCCATAGGTGCCGGACACCGAGTTGCGCCCGTACAGTTGCATGGAGCGGCCTCCCCAGCCGCCGGTCAGACCGACCTGACCCCAGCGTGTGATGTCCTCGGCCTCGCCGCACTTGCGGGTGGAGGAGAAGATCGCGTCGACCTGCGGAATGGTCAAACCCTCGATGGGGTTGTCCTTGTGCACGAACACCGCCAGGGCGTCGATGGCGACGCGGATCCGGGTCGGCTTGTAGCCGTATTTCTTCTCGAAGGACTCGATCTCCTTGTCCTTCATACTGCGGCTCATGGGGCCGATGTTGGACGTGCCTTCGGTCAGCGCAGGCGGTGCGGTGGAGGAGCCGGCGGCCTGGATCTGGATATTGACGTTCGGGTATGCACGCTTGAATTCCTCGGCCCACAGCGTCATCAGGTTGGCCAGGGTGTCGGAGCCGACGCTGGACAGGTTGCCGGAAACGCCGCTGGACCTGGTGTAATCCGCGATGCCGGGGTCGACCTTGGCGCCCTCGGCCAGGGCCGGGCTGCACGCCACGGCCAACAGGGCCGGCGCGATGGCGGATACGAGCTGAAGCTTGAATCGCATGGTGTATGTTCTCCTTTGTGTGTTTGAAACCTGTCGGGCGCCGCCCGCGCAGATCATGTAACCCGGCGCAGTATGTCGCGACCGGATGACAGATCCGTGAATCCGATATGACAGTGGTATGACAGCCGTCGGACGCTCAGCCGACGGTGGGCTGTGCCGGGTGGTGCACCCGCGCCACGGGGAAATCGCAGGTGAAGGTGCTGCCGGTGCCGGGCTGGCTGACGATGCGCAGCCGCCCGTCGTGGCGCAGCAACACGTGCTTGGCAATCGCCAGCCCCAGGCCGGTACCGCCACTGCCGCGCGAGCGGCCGACGTCCACACGATAGAAACGTTCCGTCAGCCGCGAAAGGTGTTGGGCGGCGATGCCGATGCCGGTGTCCGTGATCTCGAAGTGCGCACCGCCGGCGTCGCCGTACCAGCGCATACGGATGCTGCCACCGGCCGGCGTGTAGCGCACCGCATTGAAGGCCAGGTTGGAGAACAGGCTGCGCAGCTCCTGCTCACTGCCCAGCAGCCACAGCGACGGGTCCGCGTCCAGCGTGATCCGGTGTGCCTGCGCGCCACCCAGCTGGCGAGCATCCTCGACCAGCCGGGCGAGCAGGTCGGGCACGGCCACGGGGGCCTGCTGATCCAGCTGCGGCGTGGTCTCCAGCCGCGACAGCGTCAGCAGATCTTCGACGATACCCCGCATACGGTCGGACTGCTCGTGCATGACCTGCAGCGAGCGGTTCCAGCGGCGTGCCGCCGCGTCCTCCTGGTCGTCCCGTAGCGCCTCCAGATAGCCCGTGACCACGGTCAGCGGTGTGCGCAGCTCGTGCGACACGTTCGCGACGAAGTCGCGGCGCATGCGCTCGAGCTGCTGCAGACGGCTGATGTCGCGCACCACCAGCAGTCGCTGATTCTTGCCGTAGGCGACGATCTTCAGCGACAGGATGATGTGCGGGTCGCACGGCGAGGACATCTGGATGGGACCGTCGAAGCGGCCGCCGCGCAGATAGGCGACGAAATCCGGGTGGCGTAGGAGATTGGCGATGTGCTGGCCGACGTCGCGCGGGTAATTCAGGCCGAGTAGCGTGTGGGCGGCGGCGTTCCACCATTCGATATGCTCGCCCTCGAGCACTACGATGGCATCCGGCAACGCCGTGGTCGCCTGCTGGAAACGGCTGAGCATGTCGCCGAGCTTGCGTTTGCGTTTGCGATTACGCTGCTGCAGACGGTAGATGTGCTGGAAGATCTCCTCCCAGATGCCGTGCGCTTCCGGCGGATGGAAGCGCTTGCCGTGGCGCAGCCACTGCTCCAGCCGATAGACCTGACGCATATGCCAAGCGGCATAGGCGCCCAGGCCGGCCAGCAGCGCCACGGCGACATGACCCGACAGCCAGCCGACCAGCAGGCTGAGGAGGGCGATGGCGACGGTGCGCCAAGCCTCTTCGATCCAGGGATTGGACAAGGTTATTCCCGTGCAGAGAACCGATACCCGGCCCCCCGCACCGTCTGGATCAGGCAATCATGACCGTGCAGCGACAAGGCCTTGCGCAGCCGCCGGACATGGACATCGATGGTGCGCTCTTCGACGTACACATTACGTCCCCAGACACGGTCGAGCAACTGCGTGCGGCTGAACACGCGCTCCGGGTGGGTCATGAAAAAGTTGAGCAGCCGGAACTCCGTCGGCCCGAGATCCACCGGTTCTCCGGCGGCGGTCACCCGGTGACTGGCCGCGTCCAGTATCAGGCCTTCGCACTCGACCACGGCTTCGGCCTCGGTCTTGCCGGCGCGCCGTAGCACCGCCTTGATGCGCGCCACCAGTTCGCGTGGCGAGAACGGCTTGGTGACGTAGTCGTCCGCGCCGACCTCCAGGCCACGGACGCGATCCTCCTCCTCGCCGCGCGCCGTCAGCATGATGATGGGCAGGGCGGCGGTGAACTCCTCGCGCTTGAGGCGGCGGGCGAGATGGATACCGCTGAGATCGGGGAGCATCCAGTCGAGCAGCACCAGATCGGGCCGCCGATCGGCGATGACCACCTGCGCCTGGGCCGCGTCGGCCGCCTCCAGCCAGCGAAAGCCGGCGCGTTCCAGGGCGAAGCCGACCATCTCGCGGATGGCCGGCTCATCGTCCACGATCAGAATGGTTGTTTCAAACTGATGATCGGGCTGCATAATGGGCGGCATTAGAACGGATGAATATTACAGTAGCATGACAGGTCCGCAGGCCGTTTGCCGGCCAGCTGGTCGCGTCGGAACTGGTGGAGGAGTGAGGAGCAAACCCCAAACCCCTTATTTAGCCACGGAAGCACACGGAACAACACGGAAAAAAATCTATTGCTGGAAAACCGAGGCCATCGTGACCCCTCTGCAGAAGCTGGAGCCTGGCAGGGTGCATCGAGGCACCACGCACCGAAGGAACCCTTCAGGCCGGGCCTGAGGCATGGGCTTACCCGACAGGTAAAGTCCGTGATCTTCGCCTGGAGTTTTATATAATAACTTTTTCCGTGTTGTTCCGTGTGCTTCCGTGGCTAAATAAGGGGTTTATCTTTTGCTCCTCACGCCTCACTCTCCCTACACAACCCACGCAGCACCATGTCGGTAAAGCTGACGATGCCGATCACCGTGCCGTCCTCGATCACGGGCGCGCGTGACAGGTCGAAGCGCTCGAACAGGCGGGCGCAATAGCGGATGTCCATATCGGGGGCGACGGAGATCACGGGCTTGGTCATGATCTCGTAGACATTGACGCGCTCCGGGGCGCGGTCGCGGGCCAGCACCTGACAGGCGATGTCCGAGATCAGCAGCATGCCATATTCGTCATCGTCGTCGCGCCGCGTCACGATCAGCGCCTTGGTCTCGACATGCCGCATGGTGCGCAGGGCCTCGGCCACGGTGGTCATGCCGTCGACGAAGTCGAAGCGGGTCTTCATGACCTCGCGCACCCGGATGATTGGTTTACTGTCAGTCATAGCTTGTCCTCCACCACATCACTGAGTGAGCGTATCTGCTGGGTCACACCCACGGCATCCTCTATGTCGATCTGGAAGGCGATGCCGGTACCGGGTTTGCTGTCGAACTCGCCCACGGCGGCGATGGTTTCCAGGATCGACCGGCTGAGATGCCTTTCGACCAGCAACAGCAGCACATCACGCTGGGTCTCCAGGGACAGCCCGAAGAATGTCTTGATCTCTTTCGATCCCTCGCCGCGCGCCTGGTTGATCACGGTGGCGCCGGTGGCGCCGGCCTGTCGCGCCGCCTTGAGTA
The Gammaproteobacteria bacterium genome window above contains:
- a CDS encoding OprO/OprP family phosphate-selective porin; translated protein: MQKKLIAAAAVLSTVLAPAQADVKVSTKGGLKVETDDGNFMFRTGGRIHLDAAFHDDDRSDLEDGTKFRRARLFLSGTIYRDWAFKAQYDFAEDDVAAKDLYIKYKPWGITIGQFKQPLSLEELTSSNYTTFIERASINNLATSRRIGVGYNTGGDNYSFAASVYGRNVGEDTVDDEGFGVGGRLTFAPWASATRALHLGVAASMESPRLGDDAARFRARPEANVDGGRLIDTGSLSGVDDISKYGLEAALVQGPFSLQAEYLAVSVLREAGNPDTDFDGYYVFGSWFLTGESRPYNASKGRFGRVKPTAKSGAWELAARYSNLNLNDGVVTGGEMDNWTLGVNYYMNANARLMFNYIGVDTDDNAGNDDPGIFLMRAQLDF
- a CDS encoding CBS domain-containing protein, coding for MTDSKPIIRVREVMKTRFDFVDGMTTVAEALRTMRHVETKALIVTRRDDDDEYGMLLISDIACQVLARDRAPERVNVYEIMTKPVISVAPDMDIRYCARLFERFDLSRAPVIEDGTVIGIVSFTDMVLRGLCRESEA
- a CDS encoding PilZ domain-containing protein — encoded protein: MTMEHRWSERKPIELDVALFYAPVGVITGKTRDVSLEGMYVQTEGVQLPLHAELEISFVTETSNGARREHHLPACVVHGDGVGVGLMLRHMSYGDFYALRHMLTATPASLQHAVTTQ
- a CDS encoding P-II family nitrogen regulator, whose amino-acid sequence is MHFKLLITLIEDSKTNAVLKAARQAGATGATVINQARGEGSKEIKTFFGLSLETQRDVLLLLVERHLSRSILETIAAVGEFDSKPGTGIAFQIDIEDAVGVTQQIRSLSDVVEDKL
- a CDS encoding phosphate ABC transporter substrate-binding protein PstS family protein — protein: MRFKLQLVSAIAPALLAVACSPALAEGAKVDPGIADYTRSSGVSGNLSSVGSDTLANLMTLWAEEFKRAYPNVNIQIQAAGSSTAPPALTEGTSNIGPMSRSMKDKEIESFEKKYGYKPTRIRVAIDALAVFVHKDNPIEGLTIPQVDAIFSSTRKCGEAEDITRWGQVGLTGGWGGRSMQLYGRNSVSGTYGYFKDHALCKGDFRNNVSEQPGSASVVQSVSTTVNSIGYSGIGYVTSGVKAVPLAKKTGSPFVEATAEKAITGEYPLSRFLYVYVNKHPNQPLPPLEHEFLKLVLSKAGQQVVVKDGYIPMPAKVVEAELKKLQ
- the phoR gene encoding phosphate regulon sensor histidine kinase PhoR translates to MSNPWIEEAWRTVAIALLSLLVGWLSGHVAVALLAGLGAYAAWHMRQVYRLEQWLRHGKRFHPPEAHGIWEEIFQHIYRLQQRNRKRKRKLGDMLSRFQQATTALPDAIVVLEGEHIEWWNAAAHTLLGLNYPRDVGQHIANLLRHPDFVAYLRGGRFDGPIQMSSPCDPHIILSLKIVAYGKNQRLLVVRDISRLQQLERMRRDFVANVSHELRTPLTVVTGYLEALRDDQEDAAARRWNRSLQVMHEQSDRMRGIVEDLLTLSRLETTPQLDQQAPVAVPDLLARLVEDARQLGGAQAHRITLDADPSLWLLGSEQELRSLFSNLAFNAVRYTPAGGSIRMRWYGDAGGAHFEITDTGIGIAAQHLSRLTERFYRVDVGRSRGSGGTGLGLAIAKHVLLRHDGRLRIVSQPGTGSTFTCDFPVARVHHPAQPTVG
- the phoB gene encoding phosphate regulon transcriptional regulator PhoB encodes the protein MQPDHQFETTILIVDDEPAIREMVGFALERAGFRWLEAADAAQAQVVIADRRPDLVLLDWMLPDLSGIHLARRLKREEFTAALPIIMLTARGEEEDRVRGLEVGADDYVTKPFSPRELVARIKAVLRRAGKTEAEAVVECEGLILDAASHRVTAAGEPVDLGPTEFRLLNFFMTHPERVFSRTQLLDRVWGRNVYVEERTIDVHVRRLRKALSLHGHDCLIQTVRGAGYRFSARE